The Bacteroidia bacterium genome has a segment encoding these proteins:
- a CDS encoding fumarate hydratase, with the protein MADFIYEKPFQIEKDVTNYKLLTKDYVQIIEADGRKILKIDPKGLEFLAKEAISDVSFYLRTAHLEKCAKILEDPEATDNDRFVAYVMLKNTVISAKGDLPWCQDTGTAIVIGKKGEKVWTGVNDAEYLSRGIFDTYKDKNLRYSQVVPYTMFDEKNSGSNLPAQIDIYSTPYDSYEFLFITKGGGSANKTFLYQQTKSLLNEESLTKFVTEKIKDLGTSACPPYHLAIVIGGTSAEATLKAVKEASAGYYDYLPTTGNASGRAFRDIEWEKKIERICHEYGVGAQFGGKYFVHDVRVIRLPRHAASCPVAMGVSCSADRNIKAKITSDGIFLEELEKNPARFLPAQAPEISTPVEINIDRPIKEVLADLAKYPVKTRLSITGTLIVARDIAHAQIKKLIDEGKPMPEYFKNHPIYYAGPAKTPEGMPSGSFGPTTAGRMDSYVDLFQSLGGSLIMVAKGNRTAAVKDACKKYGGFYLGSIGGPAAVLAAENIKSVEMVDFEDLGMEAIRKIRVENMPAFIITDDKGNDFFDQYNNRK; encoded by the coding sequence ATGGCAGATTTTATTTATGAGAAACCTTTTCAAATTGAGAAGGACGTAACTAATTACAAGTTGCTTACAAAAGATTATGTGCAGATTATTGAAGCCGATGGAAGAAAGATTTTAAAAATTGATCCAAAAGGTCTGGAGTTTCTTGCAAAAGAAGCGATATCTGATGTGTCTTTTTATTTAAGAACGGCTCATCTTGAGAAATGTGCTAAAATTCTTGAAGATCCTGAAGCAACTGATAACGACCGTTTTGTTGCATATGTAATGCTTAAGAATACAGTTATTTCTGCAAAAGGAGATTTACCTTGGTGTCAGGATACCGGAACTGCAATAGTAATAGGGAAAAAAGGAGAAAAAGTTTGGACTGGTGTTAATGATGCAGAATACCTTTCAAGAGGAATTTTTGATACATATAAGGATAAAAATCTGAGATATTCTCAGGTTGTTCCTTATACAATGTTTGATGAGAAAAACTCGGGTTCAAATTTACCAGCACAGATTGATATATATTCTACTCCTTATGATTCATATGAATTTCTTTTCATTACTAAAGGTGGTGGGTCTGCAAATAAAACTTTTCTATATCAACAAACCAAGTCGCTTCTTAATGAAGAATCGCTAACAAAGTTTGTTACTGAAAAAATTAAAGATCTTGGTACTTCGGCTTGTCCACCATATCACCTTGCAATTGTTATTGGCGGAACTTCTGCAGAAGCTACATTAAAAGCTGTGAAAGAAGCATCTGCCGGATATTACGATTATCTTCCAACAACAGGAAATGCAAGTGGACGTGCTTTTCGCGATATCGAATGGGAAAAAAAGATTGAAAGAATATGTCACGAATATGGCGTAGGTGCACAATTTGGAGGAAAATATTTTGTTCATGATGTAAGAGTAATCAGACTTCCTCGCCATGCAGCTTCATGTCCGGTTGCAATGGGAGTAAGCTGTAGTGCTGATAGAAATATAAAAGCAAAAATTACTTCTGATGGAATTTTCTTAGAAGAACTGGAAAAGAATCCTGCACGTTTTTTACCTGCCCAAGCACCTGAAATTTCAACTCCGGTTGAGATAAATATTGACAGACCCATAAAAGAAGTTCTTGCTGACCTTGCAAAATATCCGGTTAAAACACGTTTGAGTATTACGGGTACTTTAATTGTTGCTCGAGATATTGCACATGCACAAATTAAAAAGTTGATCGATGAAGGTAAACCAATGCCTGAATATTTCAAAAATCATCCTATTTATTATGCAGGACCAGCTAAAACTCCGGAAGGAATGCCATCAGGAAGTTTTGGACCGACAACTGCAGGGCGAATGGATTCTTATGTAGACCTATTTCAAAGTCTTGGTGGTTCTTTAATAATGGTTGCAAAAGGAAATAGAACCGCAGCAGTGAAAGATGCTTGTAAGAAATACGGAGGATTTTATTTAGGTTCAATTGGAGGACCGGCAGCTGTTCTTGCAGCCGAAAATATTAAATCTGTAGAAATGGTAGATTTTGAAGACCTTGGAATGGAGGCGATTAGAAAAATAAGGGTTGAAAATATGCCAGCCTTTATTATTACTGATGATAAGGGCAATGATTTTTTTGATCAATATAATAACAGGAAGTAG
- a CDS encoding PadR family transcriptional regulator, giving the protein MNIENTKAQMRKGVLEYCILSVLAQGDAYASDIIAKLKEVHLIVVEGTLYPLLTRLKNDGLLAYRWEESLQGPPRKYYKLTEDGDKFLNELHLVWQELVANVDYMNNKLKK; this is encoded by the coding sequence ATGAATATAGAAAACACAAAAGCCCAAATGCGTAAAGGAGTACTGGAGTATTGCATACTTTCAGTTCTAGCGCAAGGAGATGCATATGCATCCGATATTATTGCTAAATTAAAGGAAGTTCATCTGATAGTGGTTGAAGGAACTTTGTATCCTTTGCTAACCAGATTAAAAAACGACGGGCTTTTAGCATACAGATGGGAGGAATCGCTACAGGGTCCACCACGAAAATATTACAAGTTAACCGAAGACGGAGATAAGTTTTTAAATGAACTTCATCTTGTTTGGCAAGAACTTGTTGCAAATGTTGATTACATGAATAATAAACTTAAAAAATAA
- a CDS encoding TonB-dependent receptor translates to MEHEILSSGNKALKINLNPEIFGSIAEIGGGQEVAREFFRAGGASKTIAKSISAYDKNFSDALYKSKSGRYVSEARLRKMLDTEYAEITKILTKTRGSHSTFFAFANTVETINYRKDNQGHGWLGIRFQTSPMSEPNDVILHTILHENDTILQQSTLSTLGINLIYACFYLNNDIDAFIISLLDNLSSDRLEINMVSISGPNFEHCDNRLLSVKLVKHGLTSVSIFDRYGKVQQPGDMLYNKDVMVLRGSFRPVTYIELDMLKSGYALFKNEVNYSPETSVVLCEMTLNNLLEEGEFHEKDFLDRVDLLNGMGQNVMISNYREFYRLSAYFSQFNIVQLRLIMGADTLKKVIDEKYYNHLKGGILEAFGRLFGKHVKLYIYPFKDKIEKPFLNSKNIEVSSHIKPLFNYLIYNEKILDITTSNKNKIYISNRKVSDMIKQGKKGWEESVPNYISENIIKKGLFEYKNK, encoded by the coding sequence ATGGAACACGAAATACTTTCATCGGGAAACAAAGCTTTAAAAATAAATTTAAATCCTGAAATTTTTGGCTCTATTGCTGAGATTGGTGGTGGACAAGAAGTAGCAAGAGAATTTTTCAGAGCCGGAGGTGCTTCAAAAACAATTGCTAAATCTATTTCAGCATACGATAAAAATTTTAGCGATGCATTGTATAAGTCGAAATCTGGAAGATATGTGTCTGAAGCCCGACTTAGAAAAATGCTTGATACCGAATATGCAGAAATAACCAAAATATTAACGAAAACAAGAGGATCGCATTCTACCTTTTTTGCTTTTGCAAATACAGTTGAAACTATAAATTACAGAAAAGACAATCAGGGACACGGTTGGCTAGGTATAAGATTCCAAACCAGTCCAATGTCAGAACCAAATGATGTAATTTTGCATACAATTCTGCATGAGAATGATACTATCTTACAACAAAGTACATTAAGCACATTAGGTATAAATCTAATTTATGCCTGTTTCTATTTAAATAATGATATTGATGCATTTATTATTTCTCTGTTAGACAATTTATCCAGTGACAGACTTGAAATTAATATGGTAAGCATTTCAGGTCCAAATTTTGAACATTGTGATAACAGACTGCTAAGTGTAAAACTGGTTAAACATGGTTTAACTTCGGTTAGTATTTTTGACAGATATGGAAAAGTACAGCAACCCGGCGACATGCTTTATAATAAAGATGTAATGGTGCTAAGAGGAAGTTTCAGACCAGTTACCTATATTGAGCTTGATATGCTTAAATCGGGTTATGCATTATTTAAGAACGAAGTTAATTACTCACCAGAAACAAGTGTTGTTCTTTGTGAAATGACTTTAAATAATCTACTTGAAGAAGGTGAATTTCATGAAAAAGATTTTTTAGACAGAGTTGACCTTCTAAATGGTATGGGACAAAATGTTATGATTTCAAACTACAGAGAATTTTACAGACTCTCTGCATATTTTTCACAATTTAACATTGTTCAGTTAAGACTGATAATGGGTGCAGATACTCTTAAAAAAGTAATTGATGAAAAATATTACAATCACTTAAAAGGTGGAATTCTGGAGGCATTTGGCAGACTATTTGGGAAGCATGTAAAATTGTACATTTATCCATTTAAAGATAAAATTGAAAAGCCCTTTTTAAACTCAAAGAACATAGAAGTAAGTTCGCATATAAAGCCTTTATTTAATTACCTCATTTATAATGAAAAAATATTAGATATAACAACTAGCAATAAAAACAAAATTTATATCTCAAACAGAAAAGTTAGTGATATGATTAAACAAGGAAAGAAGGGATGGGAAGAAAGTGTCCCAAATTATATAAGCGAAAATATTATTAAGAAAGGCTTATTTGAGTATAAAAATAAATAA
- a CDS encoding PspC domain-containing protein, translating to MKKTLTINLWGQVYHIDEDAYQILQNYLTKLENQFAGTEEGKEILGDVEARFAEIFKERLGTTREVVNMDDVDYSISIIGTPEDFGVSDENKVEAEPENKKEKKSKRLFRNPDDRILGGVCSGLAAYFSIDPVIVRIILVITFFFSGPLIYLVLWIVIPEAKTTAQKLEMRGEPVNLSNIEKNIKEEFGKVKDNLTSNKSKSRARHFANHFGDVILSILKVFFRIFTVSLGIIFILIGTTFLVAFTVGVFFEGSSNISFTELTNTFIDNSLIVPGIIGLCLVFCIPVISLIITGIRFIFGIRNSFKYLNRTLAFTFLFGIILVTFVAVNHFLNFRYVSNTNQLIAIDSLKTKTLVVNISDSLPINNNLENNLDFEKYLLLTSGNECNLYGKTALNIRISNDSTVKISDDRQCRSSSKREGNLIAKNIPSAIQVKDSIVSITKYFEISKAAKFHVQQQIIILHLPVNSQIFINKNVEEILNNVEISGNYSYSDIVGKTCKMTSSGLEPILN from the coding sequence ATGAAAAAGACTCTAACTATAAATTTATGGGGGCAGGTTTATCATATTGATGAAGATGCTTATCAAATATTACAAAATTATCTTACAAAATTAGAAAATCAGTTTGCCGGTACCGAAGAAGGAAAAGAAATTCTTGGTGATGTTGAAGCTCGTTTTGCCGAAATTTTTAAAGAAAGGTTAGGCACAACACGTGAAGTAGTAAATATGGATGATGTAGATTATTCAATTAGTATTATTGGTACACCTGAAGATTTTGGGGTATCTGATGAAAACAAAGTTGAAGCAGAACCTGAAAATAAAAAAGAGAAAAAATCAAAAAGACTCTTTAGAAATCCTGACGATAGAATACTTGGTGGTGTTTGTAGTGGATTAGCAGCATATTTTTCAATTGACCCAGTGATTGTTAGAATTATATTGGTAATTACATTTTTCTTTTCAGGTCCATTAATTTATTTAGTTCTGTGGATAGTGATACCAGAAGCAAAAACTACAGCACAAAAACTTGAAATGCGTGGTGAACCTGTTAATCTTTCAAATATTGAGAAAAACATAAAAGAGGAATTCGGAAAAGTAAAAGATAATTTAACATCTAACAAATCAAAAAGCAGAGCAAGGCATTTTGCAAATCATTTTGGTGATGTAATTCTTTCAATATTAAAAGTATTCTTTAGAATATTTACAGTATCGTTGGGGATTATATTTATTCTTATTGGTACAACATTTTTGGTAGCATTTACTGTTGGTGTTTTTTTTGAAGGTTCCAGCAATATAAGTTTTACTGAATTAACAAACACATTTATAGATAATTCTTTAATTGTACCAGGTATAATTGGTTTATGTCTTGTTTTTTGCATACCTGTAATTTCATTAATAATTACCGGTATTCGTTTTATTTTTGGTATTCGCAACTCATTTAAATATTTAAATAGAACATTAGCTTTTACATTTCTATTCGGGATAATACTTGTAACATTCGTTGCTGTTAATCACTTTTTAAATTTCAGGTATGTTTCTAATACTAATCAATTAATAGCTATTGATTCTTTAAAAACAAAAACGTTAGTAGTTAATATTAGTGATAGTTTACCTATTAATAACAATTTGGAAAACAATTTAGATTTTGAAAAATATCTTTTATTGACTTCTGGGAATGAATGTAATTTATATGGAAAAACTGCATTAAATATTAGAATTAGTAATGATTCTACAGTTAAAATTTCAGACGACAGACAATGCAGATCATCTAGTAAAAGAGAAGGAAATCTTATTGCAAAAAACATCCCGTCGGCAATTCAGGTAAAAGATTCAATAGTGTCAATAACAAAATATTTTGAAATTTCAAAAGCAGCTAAATTTCATGTTCAGCAACAAATCATTATATTACACTTGCCCGTTAATTCTCAGATATTTATAAATAAAAATGTTGAAGAGATATTAAATAATGTAGAAATATCCGGAAACTATTCATATTCAGATATAGTTGGAAAAACCTGCAAAATGACTTCCAGCGGCTTAGAGCCGATTTTAAATTAG
- a CDS encoding response regulator, whose protein sequence is MNNITNRKSIPWKKFIFPVLIYLIGVILFTWFNYQRTKSTLIGEIDRNLFIAAQSVKNTLANDFYDRALNVGMISNEEDLQNIKSLTNLANKLKIDFLYTLVVKDGKAYFTSCSTTLNELKKKEEAHYWLDYSEASNELLNISKSNKPIYETTSDRWGTFRTVLIPEVSEKGNRFVLGADYEISYVNEILRKEIIISSILAFLLSLLILPFTYRMYKMERNYRFFLQAKVEERTLQLTREISERKKTQEQLTESLAKSEELAEKAQEASKAKCEFLATMSHEIRTPLNVIVGMSSLLNQPGISQEQAEYLRTIKGASEHLLNVIGNVLDFSHIESRKVEIENVKFDINELVNYSLSSFMNLAKHKEISLKGKINDNVPQYLTGDPSYLRQILFNLIGNAVKYTEQGEVILNVSLNNFNGVENKIELLFKIADSGIGIPTDKGQLIFEKFSQADSSTRRRYGGTGLGLAICKHLVSLLDGQIWYESEEGKGSVFYFTINFGLPGTELTNITELAEKNIDAEKINLRSLNILLAEDNVLNVKVAKSFLEKSGHIVTIANNGKVVLEKVKGNSYDIILMDIEMPEMDGIEAAQIIRAGGIEIMDKNIPIIALTAHALNEIKEKCQIAGMNHFIAKPIDFKNLDIVMAKVISGTN, encoded by the coding sequence ATGAATAACATTACCAATAGGAAATCTATTCCGTGGAAAAAATTTATTTTCCCGGTTCTTATATATCTTATTGGAGTAATTCTTTTTACATGGTTTAATTACCAAAGAACAAAATCTACTTTAATTGGTGAAATCGATAGAAATTTATTTATTGCTGCTCAATCTGTAAAGAATACGTTAGCTAATGATTTTTATGACAGAGCATTAAATGTCGGAATGATTAGTAATGAAGAAGATTTGCAAAATATTAAATCTTTAACCAATCTTGCCAATAAATTAAAAATCGATTTTTTATATACATTAGTTGTAAAAGATGGTAAAGCATATTTTACAAGCTGTTCAACTACATTAAACGAATTAAAGAAAAAAGAAGAAGCACATTATTGGTTAGATTACTCTGAAGCATCAAATGAGTTATTGAATATTAGTAAAAGCAATAAGCCGATTTATGAAACAACATCGGATAGGTGGGGTACCTTTAGAACAGTTTTAATTCCTGAAGTTTCTGAAAAGGGAAATAGGTTTGTACTAGGTGCCGATTATGAAATAAGCTATGTTAATGAAATTCTAAGAAAAGAAATTATAATTTCTTCAATTCTGGCATTTCTTCTTTCATTACTAATTCTTCCGTTTACATACAGAATGTACAAGATGGAACGAAATTATAGATTTTTTCTACAGGCTAAAGTAGAAGAAAGAACTTTGCAGCTTACGCGTGAAATTTCTGAAAGAAAAAAAACTCAGGAACAATTAACAGAAAGCTTAGCTAAATCAGAAGAATTAGCCGAAAAAGCACAGGAAGCCAGTAAAGCAAAGTGCGAATTTCTGGCAACAATGAGCCACGAAATAAGAACTCCTTTAAATGTAATAGTTGGAATGTCTTCACTTCTTAATCAACCAGGAATTTCGCAGGAACAAGCCGAATATCTTAGAACAATTAAAGGAGCATCTGAACATTTGTTAAATGTTATAGGTAATGTTCTTGATTTTTCTCATATTGAATCTAGAAAAGTTGAAATAGAGAATGTGAAATTTGATATTAATGAACTTGTAAATTATTCTTTAAGTTCATTTATGAATCTTGCAAAACATAAAGAAATATCTTTAAAAGGAAAAATTAATGATAATGTTCCTCAATATTTAACGGGAGATCCAAGCTATTTACGCCAGATATTATTTAATCTTATAGGCAATGCTGTTAAATATACCGAACAGGGTGAAGTTATACTAAATGTGAGTTTGAATAATTTTAATGGAGTAGAAAATAAAATAGAATTACTTTTTAAAATTGCAGATTCTGGAATTGGAATACCAACTGATAAAGGCCAGCTAATCTTTGAGAAATTCTCTCAGGCAGATAGCTCAACCCGTAGACGTTATGGTGGAACCGGATTGGGACTTGCAATTTGCAAGCACCTTGTTAGTCTTTTGGATGGTCAAATATGGTATGAAAGCGAGGAGGGTAAGGGAAGTGTTTTTTATTTTACTATTAACTTTGGTTTACCCGGCACTGAGTTAACAAATATAACAGAGCTTGCTGAAAAGAATATTGATGCAGAAAAAATTAATCTTAGAAGTCTAAATATTTTATTAGCCGAAGATAATGTGCTAAATGTTAAAGTTGCAAAATCTTTTCTGGAAAAATCAGGACACATTGTTACAATAGCAAATAACGGTAAAGTGGTTCTGGAAAAAGTAAAAGGAAATTCTTACGACATTATATTAATGGATATAGAGATGCCCGAAATGGATGGTATTGAGGCAGCACAAATAATTAGAGCAGGTGGAATTGAAATTATGGATAAAAATATACCAATTATAGCATTAACTGCTCATGCTTTAAACGAAATTAAAGAAAAATGCCAGATTGCCGGAATGAATCATTTTATAGCAAAGCCCATTGATTTTAAGAACCTCGACATTGTGATGGCAAAAGTAATAAGCGGAACAAATTAG
- a CDS encoding YfhO family protein, translated as MKSFSFKTIAPHLVAVVLFLIVTYAYFSPLLEGKQIKQSDVTNFYGMSKEAMDYKEATGETALWTNSMFGGMPTYLIIGVAKSNLFIKVHNFLTLGGAKPAGMVFLYLLGFYIALLAFRVNPWLSIAGALAYGFSSYFFIILEPGHITKAIALGYMPALIGGVYLAYNRKILMGGLLFGVFLTLQLLINHLQITYYTFIIILVLGIFEFVRAIREKLILNFAKATVVLLFTAILAIGSNFTNLWLTSEYGKYSMRGKTELTSDKENQTAGLEKDYATAWSYGKAETLTLLIPNINGGSSGGELSKNSETYDYFNKLYGSMQAEQIVKQMPLYWGDQPFTSGPVYAGAVVMFLFVLGLFLLKGHLKWWLLIITIISIMLAWGKNFMGLTDFFLEYVPGYNKFRTVSMILIIAEFALPLLAVLTIDNILKEGVEKKKLIKCLKWSLGIVGGIVLIITVVPSAFFDFSCAGDAQYAEAGYPMKELLADRETLLRMDGFRSLVFIILIAAVVLFAGLKKLKPGIAILIVGVLFIADLWPVNKRYLNNDMFISKADQRAPFLPSQANLDILKDTDPNFRVLNIAANTFNDASTSYFHKSIGGYHGAKMKRYQELIDKQISKNNMQVLNMLNTKYIIVPTKDKGPVAQQNPYAMGNAWFVKSYKLAENADSELSALTNFDPAKEAIVDKRYASMLTTFKSDSDSTSYIKLTKYSPNYLSYESNSKVEQLAVFSEIYYDKGWNVFIDDKPATYFRANYVLRAMIIPASKHKIEFKFEPEGYIIGEKVSLASSILLVLMLLGTAFFEIRNSFKRESEKKVEKI; from the coding sequence ATGAAATCATTTTCATTTAAAACTATTGCTCCACATTTGGTAGCTGTTGTATTATTTTTAATAGTAACTTATGCTTATTTTTCGCCGCTTTTAGAAGGTAAACAGATAAAACAAAGTGACGTTACCAATTTTTATGGTATGTCAAAAGAGGCTATGGATTACAAGGAGGCGACAGGAGAAACCGCTCTTTGGACTAATAGTATGTTTGGTGGAATGCCTACTTATTTAATTATTGGCGTTGCTAAATCAAATTTATTTATAAAAGTTCATAATTTTTTAACACTTGGAGGAGCAAAGCCTGCAGGCATGGTTTTTCTGTACCTTTTAGGGTTTTATATTGCTCTTTTAGCATTCAGGGTAAATCCATGGTTAAGTATTGCTGGTGCATTAGCATATGGTTTTTCTTCATATTTCTTTATTATTCTTGAACCGGGTCACATTACCAAAGCTATAGCACTAGGTTATATGCCTGCATTAATTGGAGGAGTATATCTTGCATACAATAGAAAAATATTAATGGGTGGATTATTATTCGGAGTTTTTTTAACCTTACAATTATTAATTAATCACTTGCAGATAACTTATTACACATTTATTATAATTCTTGTTTTAGGAATTTTTGAATTTGTAAGAGCAATCAGAGAAAAACTAATTTTAAATTTTGCTAAGGCAACAGTAGTTCTTTTGTTTACAGCAATACTGGCTATTGGAAGTAATTTTACTAATTTGTGGTTAACCTCTGAATATGGTAAATATTCAATGCGTGGTAAAACTGAACTTACTTCTGATAAAGAAAATCAAACTGCCGGGTTAGAAAAAGATTATGCAACAGCATGGAGTTACGGAAAAGCAGAGACTTTAACATTATTGATTCCAAATATTAATGGTGGTTCATCAGGTGGCGAATTAAGTAAAAATTCTGAAACTTACGATTACTTCAATAAATTATATGGTTCAATGCAAGCAGAACAAATTGTAAAACAAATGCCATTATATTGGGGTGATCAGCCATTTACAAGCGGTCCGGTATATGCCGGTGCTGTTGTTATGTTTCTTTTTGTTTTAGGGTTGTTTTTACTTAAAGGTCATTTAAAATGGTGGCTACTGATAATAACAATTATCTCTATAATGTTAGCCTGGGGTAAAAACTTTATGGGATTAACAGATTTCTTTTTAGAATATGTACCCGGTTATAATAAATTCAGAACTGTTTCAATGATATTAATAATTGCAGAGTTCGCACTACCACTTCTAGCTGTTTTAACAATTGACAATATATTGAAAGAAGGAGTTGAGAAAAAAAAGCTTATAAAATGTTTAAAATGGTCGCTGGGAATAGTTGGTGGAATTGTGCTCATTATTACAGTTGTACCGTCTGCTTTTTTTGATTTTTCGTGTGCCGGTGATGCACAATATGCCGAAGCGGGATATCCGATGAAAGAATTATTGGCAGATCGAGAAACTTTATTAAGAATGGATGGATTCCGTTCACTTGTTTTTATAATTTTAATAGCTGCTGTTGTATTATTTGCAGGATTAAAAAAACTAAAACCGGGAATTGCAATACTTATTGTTGGTGTTTTATTTATTGCCGATTTATGGCCGGTAAATAAACGTTATTTAAATAATGATATGTTTATTTCTAAGGCAGATCAAAGAGCTCCGTTTCTTCCTTCGCAGGCAAATCTTGATATATTAAAAGATACTGATCCGAATTTTAGAGTGTTAAATATTGCAGCAAATACTTTTAACGACGCAAGTACATCATATTTTCATAAATCTATTGGAGGATATCACGGAGCAAAAATGAAAAGATATCAGGAGCTAATAGATAAGCAAATTAGTAAAAACAACATGCAGGTATTAAATATGCTTAATACAAAATATATTATTGTGCCTACAAAAGATAAAGGTCCTGTTGCACAACAAAATCCATATGCAATGGGTAATGCTTGGTTTGTTAAGTCATATAAACTTGCAGAAAATGCCGATAGTGAGTTAAGTGCTTTAACAAATTTTGATCCTGCAAAAGAAGCAATTGTTGATAAGCGATATGCAAGTATGCTTACAACATTTAAATCCGATTCTGATTCAACTTCATATATTAAGTTAACAAAGTATTCTCCTAATTATTTAAGCTATGAAAGTAATAGTAAGGTAGAGCAATTGGCTGTTTTTTCTGAAATTTATTATGATAAAGGCTGGAATGTTTTTATTGATGATAAACCGGCAACCTACTTTAGAGCAAACTATGTACTAAGAGCAATGATAATTCCGGCGAGTAAACATAAAATTGAATTTAAGTTTGAACCTGAAGGGTATATTATTGGTGAAAAAGTTTCATTAGCAAGTTCAATTTTATTAGTTTTAATGCTTTTAGGTACAGCTTTTTTTGAGATTCGTAATAGCTTTAAAAGGGAGTCAGAGAAAAAAGTAGAAAAGATTTAA
- a CDS encoding 4Fe-4S binding protein, producing MKEILLISDKGGTGKSSVLSSLKTLYNEAAVFADCSFTSTYNNLQITSEEIFNSRYISTVKNNICLFCGDCDGICEFGALEFNTEEIKLDRHKCTGCGHCVYICPAGAIELKKIHSGKIIISEEHKSIFIYGLLQHFQQDGTRPMYIVRNKAFEIATEKKRKFLIIESAPGWDRLTRSLVHYANILVPVIEPHALVFDFLEKIKNYSNQNGTEIKLIITKSDANPHISNKIMKEYNDWEIICIPWNNCADQETNNKFVNFL from the coding sequence ATGAAAGAAATTTTACTAATATCTGACAAAGGTGGAACCGGAAAATCATCGGTACTAAGTTCATTAAAAACACTTTATAATGAAGCTGCTGTATTTGCAGATTGCTCTTTTACTTCTACTTATAACAATTTACAAATAACAAGTGAAGAAATATTTAATTCAAGATATATAAGTACAGTAAAAAACAATATTTGTCTTTTTTGTGGAGATTGCGATGGAATTTGTGAATTTGGTGCACTTGAATTTAATACCGAAGAAATTAAGCTTGACCGTCATAAATGCACCGGTTGCGGACATTGCGTTTACATTTGCCCGGCAGGTGCAATTGAATTAAAAAAAATACATTCTGGAAAAATAATTATTTCTGAAGAACATAAAAGTATTTTTATTTATGGTTTACTTCAGCATTTTCAGCAGGACGGAACCAGACCCATGTACATTGTTAGGAACAAAGCGTTTGAAATAGCCACTGAAAAAAAAAGAAAATTTCTTATAATAGAATCTGCTCCCGGATGGGATCGGCTTACACGTTCACTTGTACATTATGCAAATATTTTAGTACCAGTAATTGAACCTCATGCATTAGTTTTTGATTTTCTTGAGAAAATTAAAAATTATTCAAATCAAAACGGCACTGAAATAAAATTGATAATTACAAAATCTGATGCAAATCCTCATATCTCAAATAAAATAATGAAGGAATATAATGACTGGGAAATCATTTGCATACCATGGAATAATTGTGCAGATCAAGAAACAAATAATAAATTTGTCAACTTTTTATAA
- the xth gene encoding exodeoxyribonuclease III has product MKVFSYNVNGIRAAMSKGLTDWISESGCDIICFQELKATSDQFDVNKFIEMGYNPIWNSAQKKGYSGVGLLSKQKPDNVIIGIGNSLYDDEGRVIRADFGDVTQISVYVPSGSMGDIRQAFKMDFLDAFYNYIKELLKIRPSLIISGDFNICHKPIDINHPEKHNDMSGFLPEEREWLTSFLELGLIDSFREFNSEGNQYSWWSYRQNSRMKNLGWRIDYNFVSEKLKSKLKSAEILQQVFHSDHCPVVVELL; this is encoded by the coding sequence ATGAAGGTATTTTCATACAATGTTAATGGTATCAGAGCTGCCATGTCAAAAGGTTTAACTGATTGGATTTCTGAGTCTGGATGTGATATCATTTGTTTTCAGGAATTAAAAGCTACATCAGATCAGTTTGATGTAAATAAATTTATAGAAATGGGTTATAATCCTATTTGGAATAGTGCTCAGAAAAAGGGATATAGTGGTGTTGGGCTTTTATCTAAACAAAAACCTGATAATGTTATTATTGGGATTGGTAATTCGTTATATGATGATGAGGGAAGAGTAATTCGTGCAGATTTTGGAGATGTAACTCAAATTTCTGTTTATGTTCCTTCCGGGTCGATGGGGGATATTCGTCAGGCTTTTAAAATGGATTTTTTGGATGCATTTTATAATTATATAAAGGAACTTTTAAAAATAAGACCGTCTTTAATTATTTCCGGCGATTTTAATATTTGCCATAAACCTATAGATATTAATCATCCCGAAAAACATAATGATATGTCAGGTTTTTTGCCAGAAGAACGTGAATGGCTGACCTCTTTTTTAGAATTGGGTTTAATTGACTCATTCAGAGAGTTTAATTCTGAAGGGAATCAATATAGCTGGTGGAGTTACAGGCAAAATTCAAGAATGAAAAATTTGGGCTGGAGAATTGATTATAACTTTGTAAGTGAAAAGCTTAAGTCGAAATTAAAATCGGCAGAAATTTTACAACAAGTTTTTCATTCAGATCATTGCCCCGTTGTGGTTGAACTGTTGTAA